One window of the Rhipicephalus sanguineus isolate Rsan-2018 chromosome 4, BIME_Rsan_1.4, whole genome shotgun sequence genome contains the following:
- the LOC119389514 gene encoding uncharacterized protein LOC119389514: MSWAVLARALLVAVLLLDAGRRGHAASHDGQPPVAELTWRRLVAEETSVKNSNSATPQPGGSSKQPSSGDDDGIMAAAEVGKPGKIVLLSPGQLLNDTGAYRVSGEERVRKAAGFEIAYDYYFKARICLVPVPASCNGVFSRNTQPQDPSVPNNSFKSMTKKSMPLILATSFLIILIVCIAVCISGICWERTRRLVASRVSSGGGPVEPSDLAPRNAAAGDSGMPSNDKYMI, from the exons ATGTCGTGGGCTGTGCTCGCCCGGGCGCTCCTGGTTGCCGTCCTCCTGCTGGACGCCGGACGCCGCGGGCATGCCGCCTCCC ACGACGGGCAACCTCCAGTCGCCGAGCTCACCTGGCGGCGGCTAGTGGCCGAGGAAACCAGTGTCAAGAACAGCAACTCGGCCACACCGCAGCCAGGAGGCAGCAGCAAGCAGCCCTCCAGCGGCGACGACGATGGCATCATGGCTGCGGCCGAGGTCGGCAAGCCGGGAAAGATCGTGCTGCTCTCGCCTGGACAGCTGCTCAACGACACCGGCGCTTACCGCGTGTCCGGCGAAGAGCGCGTCCGCAAAGCGGCGGGATTCGAGATCGCCTACGACTACTACTTCAAGGCACGTATATGCCTCGTTCCAGTGCCGGCATCTTGTAACGGC GTATTTTCTCGCAACACGCAGCCCCAGGACCCGAGCGTGCCCAACAACAGCTTCAAGAGCATGACCAAGAAGTCGATGCCGCTGATCCTGGCTACGTCCTTCCTCATCATCCTGATCGTGTGCATCGCGGTGTGCATCAGCGGCATCTGCTGGGAGCGCACGCGAAGGCTGGTCGCATCGCGCGTGTCGTCGGGCGGCGGCCCAGTGGAACCGTCTGACCTGGCACCACGAAACGCGGCCGCGGGAGACTCGGGAATGCCTAGCAACGACAAGTACATGATTTGA